One Symphalangus syndactylus isolate Jambi chromosome 9, NHGRI_mSymSyn1-v2.1_pri, whole genome shotgun sequence DNA segment encodes these proteins:
- the CDH24 gene encoding cadherin-24 isoform X1 — protein MWGLVRLLLAWLGGWGCMGRLAAPARAWAGSRGHPGPALLRTRRSWVWNQFFVIEEYAGPEPVLIGKLHSDVDRGEGRTKYLLTGEGAGTVFVIDEATGNIHVTKSLDREEKAQYVLLAQAVDRASNRPLEPPSEFIIKVQDINDNPPVFPLGPYHATVPEMSNVGTSVIQVTAHDADDPSYGNSAKLVYTVLDGLPFFSVDPQTGVVRTAIPNMDRETQEEFLVVIQAKDMGGHMGGLSGSTTVTVTLSDVNDNPPKFPQSLYQFSVVETAGPGTLVGRLRAQDPDLGDNALMAYSILDGEGSEAFSISTDPQGRDGLLTVRKPLDFESRRSYSFRVEATNTLIDPAYLRRGPFKDVASVHVAVQDAPEPPAFTQAAYHLTVPENKAPGTLVGQISAADLDSPASPIRYSILPHSDPERCFSIQPEAGTIHTAAPLDREARVWHNLTVLATELGWSWGPERGWVPPLIAKWSAPAAPPQRSPVGSPVGIPQDSSAQASRVQVAIQTLDENDNAPQLAEPYDTFVCDSAAPGQLIQVIRALDRDEVGNSSYVSFQGPLGPDANFTVRDNRDGSASLLLPSRPAPPRHAPYLVPIELWDWGQPALSSTATVTVSVCRCQPDGSVASCWPEAHLSAAGLGTGALLAIITCVGALLALVVLFVALRRQKQEALMVLEEEDVRENIITYDDEGGGEEDTEAFDITALQNPDGAAPPAPGPPARRDVLPRARVSRQPRPPGPADVAQLLALRLREADEDPSVPPYDSVQVYGYEGRGSSCGSLSSLGSGSEAGGAPGPAEPLDDWGPLFRTLAELYGAKEPPAP, from the exons ATGTGGGGCCTGGTGAGGCTCCTGCTGGCGTGGCTGGGTGGCTGGGGCTGCATGGGGCGTCTGGCAGCCCCAGCCCGGGCCTGGGCAGGGTCCCGGGGACACCCAGGGCCTGCTCTGCTGCGGACTCGAAGGAGCTGGGTCTGGAACCAGTTCTTTGTCATTGAGGAATATGCTGGTCCAGAGCCTGTCCTCATTGGCAAG CTGCACTCGGATGTTGACCGGGGAGAGGGCCGCACCAAGTACCTGTTGACCGGGGAGGGGGCAGGCACCGTATTTGTGATTGATGAGGCCACAGGCAATATTCATGTTACCAAGAGCCTTGACCGGGAGGAAAAGGCACAATATGTGCTACTGGCCCAAGCCGTGGACCGAGCCTCCAACCGGCCCCTGGAGCCCCCATCAGAGTTCATCATCAAAGTGCAAGACATCAACGACAATCCACCCGTTTTTCCCCTTGGGCCCTACCATGCCACCGTGCCCGAGATGTCCAACGTCG GGACATCAGTGATCCAGGTGACTGCTCATGATGCTGATGACCCCAGCTATGGGAACAGTGCCAAGCTGGTGTACACTGTTCTGGATGGActgcctttcttctctgtggaccCCCAGACTG GAGTGGTGCGTACAGCCATCCCCAACATGGACCGGGAGACACAGGAGGAGTTCTTGGTGGTGATCCAGGCCAAGGACATGGGCGGCCACATGGGGGGGCTGTCAGGCAGCACTACGGTGACTGTCACGCTCAGCGATGTCAACGACAACCCCCCCAAGTTCCCACAGA GCCTATACCAGTTCTCCGTGGTGGAGACAGCTGGACCTGGCACGCTGGTGGGCCGGCTCCGGGCCCAGGACCCAGACCTGGGGGACAACGCCCTGATGGCATACAGCATCCTGGATGGGGAAGGGTCTGAGGCCTTCAGCATCAGCACAGACCCCCAGGGTCGAGACGGGCTTCTCACTGTCCGCAAG CCCCTAGACTTCGAGAGCCGGCGCTCCTACTCCTTCCGTGTCGAGGCCACCAACACACTCATTGACCCGGCCTATCTGCGGCGAGGGCCCTTCAAGGATGTGGCCTCTGTGCATGTGGCGGTGCAAGATGCCCCAGAGCCACCTGCCTTCACCCAGGCTGCCTACCACCTGACAGTGCCTGAGAACAAGGCCCCGGGGACCCTGGTAGGCCAGATCTCAGCAGCTGACCTGGACTCCCCTGCCAGCCCAATCAG ATACTCCATCCTCCCCCACTCAGATCCGGAGCGTTGCTTCTCTATCCAGCCCGAAGCAGGCACCATCCATACAGCAGCACCCCTGGACCGCGAGGCTCGTGTCTGGCACAACCTCACTGTGCTGGCTACAGAGCTCG GCTGGAGCTGGGGGCCAGAAAGGGGCTGGGTACCTCCTCTGATTGCTAAGTGGAGTGCACCAGCAGCCCCACCCCAGAGAAGCCCTGTTGGAAGCCCTGTGGGAATCCCCCAAG ACAGTTCTGCACAGGCCTCGCGCGTGCAAGTGGCCATCCAGACCCTGGATGAGAATGACAATGCTCCCCAGCTGGCTGAGCCCTACGATACTTTTGTGTGTGACTCTGCAGCTCCTGGCCAG cTGATTCAGGTCATCCGGGCCCTGGACAGAGATGAAGTTGGCAACAGTAGCTATGTCTCCTTTCAAGGTCCTCTGGGCCCTGATGCCAACTTTACTGTCCGGGACAACCGAG ATGGCTCCGCCAGCCTGCTGCTGCCCTCCCGCCCTGCTCCACCCCGCCATGCCCCCTACTTGGTTCCCATAGAACTGTGGGACTGGGGGCAGCCAGCGCTGAGCAGCACTGCCACAGTGACTGTTAGTGTGTGCCGCTGCCAGCCTGACGGCTCTGTGGCATCCTGCTGGCCTGAGGCTCACCTCTCAGCTGCTGGGCTCGGCACCGGCGCCCTGCTTGCCATCATCACCTGTGTGGGTGCCCTGCTTG CCCTGGTGGTGCTCTTCGTGGCCCTGCGGCGGCAGAAGCAAGAAGCATTGATGGTACTGGAGGAGGAGGACGTCCGAGAGAACATCATCACCTACGACGACGAGGGCGGCGGCGAGGAGGACACCGAGGCCTTCGACATCACGGCCCTGCAGAACCCGGACGGGGCGGCCCCCCCGGCGCCCGGCCCTCCCGCGCGCCGAGACGTGCTGCCCCGAGCCCGGGTGTCGCGCCAGCCCAGACCCCCCGGCCCCGCCGACGTGGCGCAGCTCCTGGCGCTGCGGCTCCGCGAGGCGGACGAGGACCCCAGCGTACCCCCGTACGACTCGGTGCAGGTGTACGGCTACGAGGGCCGGGGCTCCTCTTGCGGCTCCCTCAGCTCCCTGGGCTCCGGCAGCGAAGCCGGCGGCGCCCCCGGCCCCGCGGAGCCGCTGGACGACTGGGGTCCGCTCTTCCGCACCCTGGCCGAGCTGTATGGGGCCAAGGAGCCCCCGGCCCCCTGA
- the CDH24 gene encoding cadherin-24 isoform X2 translates to MWGLVRLLLAWLGGWGCMGRLAAPARAWAGSRGHPGPALLRTRRSWVWNQFFVIEEYAGPEPVLIGKLHSDVDRGEGRTKYLLTGEGAGTVFVIDEATGNIHVTKSLDREEKAQYVLLAQAVDRASNRPLEPPSEFIIKVQDINDNPPVFPLGPYHATVPEMSNVGTSVIQVTAHDADDPSYGNSAKLVYTVLDGLPFFSVDPQTGVVRTAIPNMDRETQEEFLVVIQAKDMGGHMGGLSGSTTVTVTLSDVNDNPPKFPQSLYQFSVVETAGPGTLVGRLRAQDPDLGDNALMAYSILDGEGSEAFSISTDPQGRDGLLTVRKPLDFESRRSYSFRVEATNTLIDPAYLRRGPFKDVASVHVAVQDAPEPPAFTQAAYHLTVPENKAPGTLVGQISAADLDSPASPIRYSILPHSDPERCFSIQPEAGTIHTAAPLDREARVWHNLTVLATELDSSAQASRVQVAIQTLDENDNAPQLAEPYDTFVCDSAAPGQLIQVIRALDRDEVGNSSYVSFQGPLGPDANFTVRDNRDGSASLLLPSRPAPPRHAPYLVPIELWDWGQPALSSTATVTVSVCRCQPDGSVASCWPEAHLSAAGLGTGALLAIITCVGALLALVVLFVALRRQKQEALMVLEEEDVRENIITYDDEGGGEEDTEAFDITALQNPDGAAPPAPGPPARRDVLPRARVSRQPRPPGPADVAQLLALRLREADEDPSVPPYDSVQVYGYEGRGSSCGSLSSLGSGSEAGGAPGPAEPLDDWGPLFRTLAELYGAKEPPAP, encoded by the exons ATGTGGGGCCTGGTGAGGCTCCTGCTGGCGTGGCTGGGTGGCTGGGGCTGCATGGGGCGTCTGGCAGCCCCAGCCCGGGCCTGGGCAGGGTCCCGGGGACACCCAGGGCCTGCTCTGCTGCGGACTCGAAGGAGCTGGGTCTGGAACCAGTTCTTTGTCATTGAGGAATATGCTGGTCCAGAGCCTGTCCTCATTGGCAAG CTGCACTCGGATGTTGACCGGGGAGAGGGCCGCACCAAGTACCTGTTGACCGGGGAGGGGGCAGGCACCGTATTTGTGATTGATGAGGCCACAGGCAATATTCATGTTACCAAGAGCCTTGACCGGGAGGAAAAGGCACAATATGTGCTACTGGCCCAAGCCGTGGACCGAGCCTCCAACCGGCCCCTGGAGCCCCCATCAGAGTTCATCATCAAAGTGCAAGACATCAACGACAATCCACCCGTTTTTCCCCTTGGGCCCTACCATGCCACCGTGCCCGAGATGTCCAACGTCG GGACATCAGTGATCCAGGTGACTGCTCATGATGCTGATGACCCCAGCTATGGGAACAGTGCCAAGCTGGTGTACACTGTTCTGGATGGActgcctttcttctctgtggaccCCCAGACTG GAGTGGTGCGTACAGCCATCCCCAACATGGACCGGGAGACACAGGAGGAGTTCTTGGTGGTGATCCAGGCCAAGGACATGGGCGGCCACATGGGGGGGCTGTCAGGCAGCACTACGGTGACTGTCACGCTCAGCGATGTCAACGACAACCCCCCCAAGTTCCCACAGA GCCTATACCAGTTCTCCGTGGTGGAGACAGCTGGACCTGGCACGCTGGTGGGCCGGCTCCGGGCCCAGGACCCAGACCTGGGGGACAACGCCCTGATGGCATACAGCATCCTGGATGGGGAAGGGTCTGAGGCCTTCAGCATCAGCACAGACCCCCAGGGTCGAGACGGGCTTCTCACTGTCCGCAAG CCCCTAGACTTCGAGAGCCGGCGCTCCTACTCCTTCCGTGTCGAGGCCACCAACACACTCATTGACCCGGCCTATCTGCGGCGAGGGCCCTTCAAGGATGTGGCCTCTGTGCATGTGGCGGTGCAAGATGCCCCAGAGCCACCTGCCTTCACCCAGGCTGCCTACCACCTGACAGTGCCTGAGAACAAGGCCCCGGGGACCCTGGTAGGCCAGATCTCAGCAGCTGACCTGGACTCCCCTGCCAGCCCAATCAG ATACTCCATCCTCCCCCACTCAGATCCGGAGCGTTGCTTCTCTATCCAGCCCGAAGCAGGCACCATCCATACAGCAGCACCCCTGGACCGCGAGGCTCGTGTCTGGCACAACCTCACTGTGCTGGCTACAGAGCTCG ACAGTTCTGCACAGGCCTCGCGCGTGCAAGTGGCCATCCAGACCCTGGATGAGAATGACAATGCTCCCCAGCTGGCTGAGCCCTACGATACTTTTGTGTGTGACTCTGCAGCTCCTGGCCAG cTGATTCAGGTCATCCGGGCCCTGGACAGAGATGAAGTTGGCAACAGTAGCTATGTCTCCTTTCAAGGTCCTCTGGGCCCTGATGCCAACTTTACTGTCCGGGACAACCGAG ATGGCTCCGCCAGCCTGCTGCTGCCCTCCCGCCCTGCTCCACCCCGCCATGCCCCCTACTTGGTTCCCATAGAACTGTGGGACTGGGGGCAGCCAGCGCTGAGCAGCACTGCCACAGTGACTGTTAGTGTGTGCCGCTGCCAGCCTGACGGCTCTGTGGCATCCTGCTGGCCTGAGGCTCACCTCTCAGCTGCTGGGCTCGGCACCGGCGCCCTGCTTGCCATCATCACCTGTGTGGGTGCCCTGCTTG CCCTGGTGGTGCTCTTCGTGGCCCTGCGGCGGCAGAAGCAAGAAGCATTGATGGTACTGGAGGAGGAGGACGTCCGAGAGAACATCATCACCTACGACGACGAGGGCGGCGGCGAGGAGGACACCGAGGCCTTCGACATCACGGCCCTGCAGAACCCGGACGGGGCGGCCCCCCCGGCGCCCGGCCCTCCCGCGCGCCGAGACGTGCTGCCCCGAGCCCGGGTGTCGCGCCAGCCCAGACCCCCCGGCCCCGCCGACGTGGCGCAGCTCCTGGCGCTGCGGCTCCGCGAGGCGGACGAGGACCCCAGCGTACCCCCGTACGACTCGGTGCAGGTGTACGGCTACGAGGGCCGGGGCTCCTCTTGCGGCTCCCTCAGCTCCCTGGGCTCCGGCAGCGAAGCCGGCGGCGCCCCCGGCCCCGCGGAGCCGCTGGACGACTGGGGTCCGCTCTTCCGCACCCTGGCCGAGCTGTATGGGGCCAAGGAGCCCCCGGCCCCCTGA
- the PSMB11 gene encoding proteasome subunit beta type-11, with product MALQDVCKWQSPDTQGPSPHLPRPGGWAVPRGCDPQTFLQIHGPRLAHGTTTLAFRFRHGVIAAADTRSSCGSYVACPASCKVIPVHQHLLGTTSGTSADCATWYRVLQRELRLRELREGQLPSVASAAKLLSAMMSRYRGLDLCVATALCGWDCSGPELFYVYSDGTRLQGDIFSVGSGSPYAYGVLDRGYRYDMSTQEAYALARCAVAHATHRDAYSGGSVDLFHVRESGWEQVSRSDACVLYMELQKLLEPEPEEDASHAHPEPATAYRAAEDRELSVGPGEMIPGDSGMPAGTETV from the coding sequence ATGGCTCTGCAGGATGTGTGCAAGTGGCAGTCCCCTGACACTCAGGGACCATCAcctcacctgcctcggcctggcGGCTGGGCTGTGCCCCGGGGCTGTGACCCTCAAACCTTCCTGCAGATCCATGGCCCCAGACTGGCCCATGGCACTACCACCCTGGCCTTCCGCTTCCGTCATGGAGTCATTGCTGCAGCTGACACCCGTTCCTCCTGTGGCAGCTATGTGGCGTGTCCAGCCTCATGCAAGGTCATCCCTGTGCACCAGCACCTCCTGGGTACCACCTCTGGCACCTCCGCCGACTGTGCTACCTGGTATCGGGTATTACAGCGGGAGCTGCGGCTTCGGGAACTGAGGGAGGGTCAGCTGCCCAGTGTGGCCAGTGCTGCCAAGCTCTTGTCAGCCATGATGTCTCGATACCGGGGACTGGATCTCTGTGTGGCCACTGCCCTGTGCGGCTGGGACTGCTCTGGCCCTGAGCTCTTCTACGTCTATAGCGATGGCACCCGCCTGCAGGGGGACATCTTCTCTGTGGGCTCTGGATCTCCCTATGCCTACGGTGTGCTAGACCGTGGCTATCGCTACGACATGAGCACCCAGGAAGCCTACGCCCTGGCTCGCTGCGCCGTGGCCCACGCCACCCACCGTGATGCCTATTCAGGGGGCTCTGTAGACCTTTTCCACGTGCGGGAGAGTGGATGGGAGCAGGTGTCACGCAGTGATGCCTGTGTGCTGTACATGGAGTTACAGAAGCTCCTGGAGCCAGAGCCAGAGGAGGATGCCAGCCATGCCCATCCTGAGCCTGCCACTGCCTACAGAGCTGCAGAAGATAGAGAGCTCTCTGTGGGGCCAGGGGAGATGATACCAGGAGACTCCGGGATGCCAGCAGGGACTGAGACAGTGTGA
- the PSMB5 gene encoding proteasome subunit beta type-5 isoform X2 → MALASVLERPLPVNQRGFFGLGGRADLLDLGPGSLSDGLSLATPGWGVPEEPGIEMLHGTTTLAFKFRHGVIVAADSRATAGAYIASQTVKKVIEINPYLLGTMAGGAADCSFWERLLARQCRIYELRNKERISVAAASKLLANMVYQYKGMGLSMGTMICGWDKRGPVTEILCLKPKSFGIYLLCGFAERIGNMARPLLRGQ, encoded by the exons ATGGCGCTTGCCAGCGTGTTGGAGAGACCGCTACCGGTGAACCAGCGCGGGTTTTTCGGACTCGGGGGTCGTGCAGATCTGCTGGATCTAGGCCCAGGGAGTCTCAGTGATGGTCTGAGCCTGGCCACGCCCGGCTGGGGTGTCCCAGAAGAGCCAGGAATCGAAATGCTTCATGGAACAACCACCCTGGCCTTCAAG TTCCGCCATGGAGTCATAGTTGCAGCTGACTCCAGGGCTACAGCGGGTGCTTACATTGCCTCCCAGACGGTGAAGAAGGTGATAGAGATCAACCCATACCTGCTAGGCACCATGGCTGGGGGCGCAGCGGATTGCAGCTTCTGGGAACGGCTGTTGGCTCGGCAATGTCGAATCTATGAACTTCGAAATAAGGAACGCATCTCTGTAGCAGCTGCCTCCAAACTGCTTGCCAACATGGTGTATCAGTACAAAGGCATGGGGCTGTCCATGGGCACCATGATCTGTGGCTGGGATAAGAGAGGCCCTG TAACTGAAA TTCTGTGCTTGAAACCTAAGTCATTTGGAATATACTTGCTTTGTGGGTTTGCTGAGAGGATTGGCAACATGGCAAG GCCTCTACTACGTGGACAGTGA
- the PSMB5 gene encoding proteasome subunit beta type-5 isoform X1 yields the protein MALASVLERPLPVNQRGFFGLGGRADLLDLGPGSLSDGLSLATPGWGVPEEPGIEMLHGTTTLAFKFRHGVIVAADSRATAGAYIASQTVKKVIEINPYLLGTMAGGAADCSFWERLLARQCRIYELRNKERISVAAASKLLANMVYQYKGMGLSMGTMICGWDKRGPGLYYVDSEGNRISGATFSVGSGSVYAYGVMDRGYSYDLEVEQAYDLARRAIYQATYRDAYSGGAVNLYHVREDGWIRVSSDNVADLHEKYSGSTP from the exons ATGGCGCTTGCCAGCGTGTTGGAGAGACCGCTACCGGTGAACCAGCGCGGGTTTTTCGGACTCGGGGGTCGTGCAGATCTGCTGGATCTAGGCCCAGGGAGTCTCAGTGATGGTCTGAGCCTGGCCACGCCCGGCTGGGGTGTCCCAGAAGAGCCAGGAATCGAAATGCTTCATGGAACAACCACCCTGGCCTTCAAG TTCCGCCATGGAGTCATAGTTGCAGCTGACTCCAGGGCTACAGCGGGTGCTTACATTGCCTCCCAGACGGTGAAGAAGGTGATAGAGATCAACCCATACCTGCTAGGCACCATGGCTGGGGGCGCAGCGGATTGCAGCTTCTGGGAACGGCTGTTGGCTCGGCAATGTCGAATCTATGAACTTCGAAATAAGGAACGCATCTCTGTAGCAGCTGCCTCCAAACTGCTTGCCAACATGGTGTATCAGTACAAAGGCATGGGGCTGTCCATGGGCACCATGATCTGTGGCTGGGATAAGAGAGGCCCTG GCCTCTACTACGTGGACAGTGAAGGGAACCGGATTTCAGGGGCTACCTTCTCTGTAGGTTCTGGCTCTGTGTATGCGTATGGGGTCATGGATCGGGGCTATTCCTATGACCTGGAAGTGGAGCAGGCCTATGATCTGGCCCGTCGAGCCATCTACCAAGCCACCTACAGAGATGCCTACTCAGGAGGTGCAGTCAACCTCTACCACGTACGGGAGGATGGCTGGATCCGAGTCTCCAGTGACAATGTAGCTGATCTACATGAGAAGTATAGTGGCTCTACGCCCTGA
- the PSMB5 gene encoding proteasome subunit beta type-5 isoform X3, producing the protein MAGGAADCSFWERLLARQCRIYELRNKERISVAAASKLLANMVYQYKGMGLSMGTMICGWDKRGPGLYYVDSEGNRISGATFSVGSGSVYAYGVMDRGYSYDLEVEQAYDLARRAIYQATYRDAYSGGAVNLYHVREDGWIRVSSDNVADLHEKYSGSTP; encoded by the exons ATGGCTGGGGGCGCAGCGGATTGCAGCTTCTGGGAACGGCTGTTGGCTCGGCAATGTCGAATCTATGAACTTCGAAATAAGGAACGCATCTCTGTAGCAGCTGCCTCCAAACTGCTTGCCAACATGGTGTATCAGTACAAAGGCATGGGGCTGTCCATGGGCACCATGATCTGTGGCTGGGATAAGAGAGGCCCTG GCCTCTACTACGTGGACAGTGAAGGGAACCGGATTTCAGGGGCTACCTTCTCTGTAGGTTCTGGCTCTGTGTATGCGTATGGGGTCATGGATCGGGGCTATTCCTATGACCTGGAAGTGGAGCAGGCCTATGATCTGGCCCGTCGAGCCATCTACCAAGCCACCTACAGAGATGCCTACTCAGGAGGTGCAGTCAACCTCTACCACGTACGGGAGGATGGCTGGATCCGAGTCTCCAGTGACAATGTAGCTGATCTACATGAGAAGTATAGTGGCTCTACGCCCTGA